From the Heptranchias perlo isolate sHepPer1 chromosome 26, sHepPer1.hap1, whole genome shotgun sequence genome, one window contains:
- the cnr2 gene encoding cannabinoid receptor 2 — translation MNGNDSLLFNSTTNSTISYNTTTANEKICDHDSMGMECFMILTEGQSKAIAALCLTVGPFTVLENILVLCVIFFTPQLRSRPSYLFITSLASADLFASIIFVYSFVDFHVYKHKDENYVFLFKLGGVIASFSASVGSLLFTAIDRYICIHKPSEYRTILTRRKAVICLLFMWLVAIFIAYLPLMGWNCFKFPDQCSELFPLVNESYLACWIVIITFLLILIIYAYTHILWKAHVHSVYMEKQKEGRKGHVKMGHTRMDIKLAKTLGLILVIMVACWSPVLALMIYDVFARVDKDTKKVFAFCCMLCLLNSTVNPIIYALRSRDMRLVLLNILSGCKKQLTSLEGSMESDGHFKNNSTIETICSSAENATLPIQRIVSN, via the coding sequence ATGAATGGAAATGATTCACTTTTGTTTAACTCAACTACAAATTCAACCATTTCTTATAACACAACTACAGCTAATGAAAAGATTTGTGACCATGACTCCATGGGTATGGAATGCTTTATGATCCTTACAGAAGGTCAAAGTAAAGCTATTGCTGCATTGTGTTTAACAGTGGGGCCTTTTACTGTTTTGGAGAACATTTTAGTTTTGTGCGTGATATTCTTTACCCCACAACTCCGAAGTCGACCCTCTTATTTATTTATAACTAGCCTTGCATCTGCCGACCTCTTTGCAAGCATTATTTTTGTGTACAGCTTTGTCGACTTCCATGTTTACaagcacaaggatgaaaattatgTTTTTCTGTTTAAACTTGGAGGTGTCATTGCATCTTTCTCAGCTTCAGTGGGCAGTTTGCTGTTCACTGCCATTGACAGGTACATATGCATTCACAAGCCTTCTGAATACAGGACAATTTTAACAAGGAGAAAAGCAGTGATCTGCCTTTTATTTATGTGGTTAGTTGCTATTTTTATAGCATATCTTCCTTTGATGGGATGGAATTGCTTTAAGTTCCCAGATCAATGCTctgagctatttcctctggttaatGAAAGCTATTTAGCTTGCTGGATTGTGATTATAACTTTCCTGTTAATTTTAATAATTTATGCCTATACACATATTCTGTGGAAAGCCCACGTTCATTCAGTCTACATGGAGAAacagaaagaaggaaggaaaggacACGTAAAAATGGGTCACACACGTATGGACATTAAACTTGCCAAAACACTGGGCCTAATATTAGTAATTATGGTTGCTTGTTGGTCTCCAGTCTTGGCTCTAATGATATATGATGTATTTGCCAGGGTAGACAAGGACACCAAAAAGGTGTTTGCTTTTTGCTGCATGCTGTGTTTGCTAAATTCTACAGTGAATCCCATCATTTATGCCCTAAGGAGCAGAGATATGCGCCTTGTATTATTAAATATCTTATCTGGGTGTAAGAAGCAGCTAACATCTCTGGAGGGCAGCATGGAGTCAGATGGACACTTCAAAAACAACAGTacaattgagaccatctgttcatcaGCTGAGAATGCAACCCTGCCAATTCAGAGAATTGTCTCCAACTGA